One window of the Shimwellia blattae DSM 4481 = NBRC 105725 genome contains the following:
- the tolB gene encoding Tol-Pal system beta propeller repeat protein TolB, which produces MKQALKVALSFLMLWAAVLHAEVRIEITQGVDSARPIGVAPFKWAGPGAAPADLGGIVAADLRNSGKFNPLDRARLPQQPGSAQEVQPAAWSALGVDAVVVGQVTPNGDGSYTVAYQLVDTGAAPGTVIAQNSYKVNKQWLRYASHTASDEVFEKLTGIKGAFRTRIAYVVQNKGGQFPYELRVSDYDGYNQFVVHRSSQPLMSPAWSPDGSKLAYVTFESGRSALVVQTLSNGAVRQIASFPQHNGAPAFSPDGTKLAFALSKTGSLNLYVMDLGSGQIRQVTNGRSNNTEPSWFPDSQNLAFTSDQAGRPQVYKVNINGGAAQRISWEGNQNQDADVSTDGKFMVMVSSANGAQHIAKQDLAAGGVQVLSSTFLDETPSLAPNGTMVIYSSSQGMGSVLNLVSTDGRFKARLPATDGQVKFPAWSPYL; this is translated from the coding sequence ATGAAGCAGGCATTAAAAGTAGCGTTAAGTTTTCTGATGTTGTGGGCCGCAGTCCTGCACGCAGAAGTGCGTATTGAAATCACCCAGGGGGTGGATTCAGCGCGTCCTATCGGTGTTGCGCCGTTTAAATGGGCGGGCCCTGGTGCTGCACCTGCGGATCTCGGCGGTATTGTCGCAGCCGACCTGCGCAACAGCGGTAAATTCAACCCGCTTGATCGCGCCCGTCTTCCGCAACAGCCGGGTTCTGCTCAGGAAGTTCAGCCTGCGGCGTGGTCTGCGCTCGGGGTGGATGCGGTGGTTGTCGGCCAGGTAACCCCAAATGGCGATGGCAGCTACACAGTGGCTTACCAGCTGGTGGATACCGGCGCAGCACCGGGTACGGTGATTGCGCAGAACTCCTACAAAGTGAACAAGCAGTGGCTGCGTTACGCCTCCCATACTGCCAGCGATGAAGTATTCGAAAAGCTGACCGGTATTAAAGGCGCGTTCCGTACCCGTATTGCTTATGTTGTCCAGAATAAAGGCGGCCAGTTCCCTTATGAACTGCGTGTGTCTGATTACGACGGCTACAACCAGTTTGTGGTTCACCGTTCATCCCAGCCGCTGATGTCTCCGGCATGGTCTCCGGACGGCAGCAAACTGGCCTATGTTACCTTCGAAAGTGGCCGTTCTGCGCTGGTGGTTCAGACACTGTCTAATGGCGCGGTACGCCAGATAGCTTCCTTCCCGCAGCATAACGGGGCACCGGCGTTCTCACCGGACGGTACAAAACTGGCTTTCGCATTGTCTAAAACCGGCAGCCTGAACCTGTACGTGATGGACCTTGGCTCCGGCCAGATCCGCCAGGTGACTAACGGTCGCAGCAATAACACGGAGCCGAGCTGGTTCCCGGACAGCCAGAACCTGGCCTTCACCTCTGACCAGGCAGGGCGTCCGCAGGTGTATAAAGTGAATATTAACGGCGGTGCCGCACAGCGTATTTCCTGGGAAGGTAACCAGAACCAGGATGCAGATGTCAGCACTGACGGTAAATTTATGGTGATGGTAAGCTCCGCTAACGGGGCGCAGCATATCGCCAAACAGGATCTGGCAGCGGGTGGCGTACAAGTGTTGTCGTCAACGTTCCTGGATGAAACGCCAAGTCTGGCTCCCAACGGCACTATGGTTATCTACAGCTCTTCTCAGGGGATGGGATCCGTGCTGAACCTGGTATCCACTGACGGACGTTTCAAAGCGCGTCTTCCGGCGACTGATGGACAGGTTAAATTCCCTGCCTGGTCTCCGTATCTTTAA